The Selenomonadales bacterium genomic interval GGTATAGCAGAATGATCGGATCATTCGCTATACTTATTGCAAGCTATCTGTTGGGCTTGTGGTTACGCTCCTTAGGTGATGTGATGCCATTTATTGATGCCTTTACGACCGTTGCTTCCGTCGTTGCCATGATCGCTACAGTCAAAATGTATTCCGAGCAATGGTGGATATGGCTGTTTGTCAATATATGCAGTGTTTATATGTGGTATTGCGATTTTCAAGCAGGCTCTGATAATATTGCTACCCTTGCAATGTGGGGCATCTATTTGATAAATGCTGTTATTATGCTAATTAAATGGGAGTCTGAAGCAAAACATTGTGAGCTTTCACTTGCACCCGGCACGAACAAAACATAGAAGGCACAGTCAAATTCATTTTGATACAATAAGGTTATAGGGAGTTAGTATTATGCTGCACATTATGTCACCACGTTTTATGATGATCACAGCTATGGCAATATTCGGTACGCTGGGTCCGTTCGTACGAAACATTGCCGTTTCTTCGGGAGAATTGGCACTATATCGCGCCATCTTGGCGGCACTGCTGATTACGGGATTTTTATTTCTTACCAAACAAAAAATACCGTTTGCCGCTATCAAAAAAGAGATACCTCTTCTCTTGGCTTCCGGTATGGCAATGGGTATCAACTGGATACTTCTGTTTCAGGCATACAAATATACGACCGTTTCACTTGCAACACTCAGCTATTATTTCGCGCCTGTTATCGTGACGCTCGTCTGTCCGATCCTGTTTCGCGAACGACTGACCATTAAACAGATCATATGCTTTATCATGTCGACACTCGGACTTATTCTGATCATTGGCATCGGCGATGTAGGCAGTGGAAACAATCTGCTTGGTATCATGTTCGGCTTGGGTGCCGCAGTATTTTATGCGACAGTCATCCTCTTGAATA includes:
- a CDS encoding EamA family transporter, which gives rise to MLHIMSPRFMMITAMAIFGTLGPFVRNIAVSSGELALYRAILAALLITGFLFLTKQKIPFAAIKKEIPLLLASGMAMGINWILLFQAYKYTTVSLATLSYYFAPVIVTLVCPILFRERLTIKQIICFIMSTLGLILIIGIGDVGSGNNLLGIMFGLGAAVFYATVILLNKFIKNVEGMPRTFLQFIAAIIILLPYVFSTSGITLCNLDNIGWINLLIVGLFHTGITYCMYFSSLKELPGQKAAILSYIDPLVAVLISVVILGEAMTLWQVIGGMLILGFTLWNEISPKTNQ